In one Saccharibacillus brassicae genomic region, the following are encoded:
- a CDS encoding ring-cleaving dioxygenase, whose protein sequence is MNKQTAGIHHITAIVGHPQENIDFYAGVLGLRLVKQTVNFDDPETYHFYFGSEGGKPGTIMTFFPWANAYRGKVGAGQVGITSFVIPVGSIGFWQERLAKFDVPVTELSRFGERYLEFDDPHGLHLELVERADGEANTWTFGDVTPETAIKGFGGATLLSAQPDRTAELLEKVMGLTYVGTDGDLARYRSTADIGNLIDLKMTPVARGTMGVGTVHHIAWRAEDDADQLAWQDYVADHGYGVTPVQDRNYFNAVYFREHGEILFEIATDPPGFAHDETPETMGTKLMLPAQYEAHRAQLEQTLIPFEVRSLDPKRP, encoded by the coding sequence ATGAACAAACAAACGGCAGGGATTCACCATATTACGGCTATCGTGGGTCATCCTCAGGAAAATATCGATTTCTACGCGGGCGTGCTGGGACTGCGGTTGGTGAAGCAAACGGTCAACTTCGACGATCCGGAGACGTATCATTTCTACTTCGGCAGCGAGGGCGGCAAGCCGGGCACGATCATGACGTTTTTCCCGTGGGCCAATGCGTATCGGGGCAAAGTGGGAGCGGGGCAGGTCGGCATCACATCGTTCGTTATCCCGGTCGGCTCGATCGGATTCTGGCAGGAACGCCTGGCCAAGTTCGACGTGCCGGTCACGGAGCTGAGCCGCTTCGGCGAGCGTTATCTCGAATTCGACGATCCGCACGGCCTGCATCTGGAACTGGTGGAGCGGGCGGACGGAGAAGCCAACACGTGGACGTTCGGAGACGTGACGCCGGAGACGGCGATCAAAGGCTTCGGCGGCGCGACGCTGCTGTCGGCCCAACCGGATAGGACCGCCGAGCTGCTGGAAAAAGTGATGGGGCTGACGTACGTCGGCACCGACGGCGATCTGGCCCGGTACCGCTCGACAGCGGACATCGGCAATCTGATCGACTTGAAGATGACGCCTGTCGCGCGGGGCACGATGGGCGTCGGCACGGTGCATCATATCGCGTGGCGGGCCGAAGACGACGCCGACCAGTTGGCCTGGCAGGATTACGTCGCGGATCACGGATACGGCGTGACGCCGGTGCAGGACCGCAACTACTTCAATGCCGTCTATTTCCGCGAGCACGGCGAGATCCTGTTCGAGATCGCGACCGACCCTCCGGGCTTCGCGCATGACGAGACGCCGGAGACGATGGGCACGAAGCTGATGCTGCCCGCCCAATACGAAGCGCATCGTGCGCAGCTGGAACAGACGTTGATTCCGTTCGAAGTTCGCAGCCTGGATCCGAAGCGTCCTTGA
- a CDS encoding serine hydrolase domain-containing protein, which yields MLQSDTLASLGKTLRTSIERQEIAGANLLVLQGGRELFYLEDGLADPQSGRPMTRDAIFRLYSMTKPITATAIMLLVERGEIDLLDPVSRYIPSFGRPLIEQGDRLVPPIREVHVHDLLHMTSGLVYGGEDRAGQHAEALFRELGDRLHGDRPMGTLEFADRMGRGPLAFEPGSDWRYGTSADILGAIVEIVSGMRFGEFLRREIFEPLDMPDTGFWLPESKRTRLAKTVQDDGNGGLKTYEGDHLGVLHLFDREPAFESGGAGLCSTIDDAAKFTTMLLNEGCLGSARLLKPRTVRQLTSAALSDRQQAGFAGWHSLIGHSYGSQMRVLTHPGQAGLLGSVGEYGWDGWLGAYFANSPLDKLTFLFMVQKRDSGTLAVTRKLRNLVFAGL from the coding sequence ATGCTGCAATCCGATACACTCGCAAGTTTGGGAAAAACGCTGAGAACAAGCATCGAACGCCAGGAGATCGCCGGTGCCAATCTGCTCGTACTGCAAGGCGGCCGAGAACTTTTTTACCTGGAAGACGGTCTCGCCGATCCACAGTCGGGACGCCCGATGACCCGGGACGCGATCTTCCGCCTCTATTCGATGACGAAGCCGATCACGGCGACCGCTATTATGCTGCTGGTGGAGCGCGGGGAAATCGATCTGCTTGATCCGGTGAGCCGGTATATTCCGTCTTTTGGCCGTCCGCTGATCGAGCAGGGCGACCGATTGGTTCCGCCGATCCGCGAAGTCCACGTGCACGACCTGCTGCATATGACGTCGGGGCTGGTCTACGGCGGAGAAGACCGGGCGGGGCAGCATGCGGAAGCGTTGTTCCGGGAGCTCGGCGACCGACTGCACGGCGATCGTCCGATGGGCACGCTGGAGTTCGCCGACCGGATGGGCCGGGGCCCGCTCGCGTTCGAGCCGGGTTCGGACTGGCGATACGGCACGTCGGCCGATATCCTCGGCGCGATCGTGGAGATCGTCAGCGGCATGCGGTTCGGAGAGTTTCTGCGACGGGAAATCTTCGAGCCGCTGGACATGCCCGACACGGGCTTCTGGCTGCCGGAAAGTAAACGCACACGTCTGGCGAAAACGGTTCAAGACGACGGGAACGGCGGATTGAAGACGTACGAAGGCGACCACCTCGGCGTCCTGCACCTTTTCGACCGGGAACCGGCATTCGAGTCCGGCGGAGCCGGACTGTGCTCCACGATCGACGACGCCGCCAAATTCACGACGATGCTGCTTAACGAAGGCTGCCTCGGCAGCGCCCGCCTGCTGAAGCCGAGAACCGTCCGCCAGCTCACTTCCGCAGCGCTGAGCGACCGCCAACAGGCCGGCTTCGCCGGCTGGCATTCGCTGATCGGCCACAGCTACGGCAGCCAGATGCGCGTCCTCACCCACCCCGGCCAAGCCGGCCTGCTCGGCAGCGTCGGCGAATACGGCTGGGACGGCTGGCTCGGCGCCTACTTCGCCAACAGCCCGCTCGACAAGCTGACGTTCCTGTTTATGGTGCAAAAAAGAGACTCCGGCACCCTTGCGGTAACGCGGAAATTGCGGAATTTGGTGTTTGCGGGGTTGTAG
- a CDS encoding helix-turn-helix domain-containing protein produces MLKLAKCGYHSTHPDGLLIDRPNGSGRYVFVLFKSHAHVTVNGRTVTVSPDTWMMFRPDTPYRYRSADRSFVNDWLHFDGADVSELLSDLDLPLDEPVPAVHSGSLSRLVMELQRSTWLGGPLQERIIDSDLRGLLLKLGNLRRLRPGSERMARYFAQLSELRSRIYSTPQQRYTIDELAAEVNLSRSHFQHVYKELFGCPVSLDLIGSRLEFAKYLLENDTQSIGSVSLMCGYENDTHFMRQFKKFTGKTPSQYRKSCTGTQALPR; encoded by the coding sequence ATGCTCAAGCTCGCCAAGTGCGGATACCATTCCACCCATCCCGACGGCCTGCTGATCGACCGGCCGAACGGCTCGGGGCGCTACGTGTTCGTGCTGTTCAAAAGCCATGCGCACGTCACCGTGAACGGACGCACGGTCACCGTATCGCCGGACACGTGGATGATGTTCCGCCCGGATACGCCTTACCGGTACCGCAGCGCAGACCGTTCGTTCGTCAACGACTGGCTGCATTTTGACGGCGCGGACGTCTCGGAACTGCTGTCGGACCTTGACCTGCCGCTCGACGAACCGGTGCCCGCCGTCCATTCGGGCTCGCTGTCCCGGCTCGTGATGGAACTTCAGCGCAGCACATGGCTCGGCGGTCCGCTGCAGGAGCGGATTATCGATTCCGACCTGCGCGGCCTGCTGCTGAAGCTTGGCAATCTGCGCCGGCTGCGCCCGGGTTCGGAGCGGATGGCGCGCTATTTCGCCCAACTGTCCGAACTGCGCAGCCGGATCTACAGCACGCCGCAGCAGCGGTACACGATCGACGAACTGGCGGCGGAAGTCAATCTCAGCCGTTCCCATTTTCAGCATGTGTACAAAGAACTGTTCGGCTGCCCCGTTTCGCTCGACCTGATCGGCAGCCGACTGGAATTCGCCAAGTATTTGCTCGAAAACGACACCCAGTCGATCGGCTCCGTCTCGCTCATGTGCGGCTACGAGAACGACACCCATTTCATGCGGCAGTTCAAAAAGTTCACCGGCAAAACGCCGAGCCAATACCGCAAAAGCTGTACGGGGACGCAGGCGTTACCGCGCTGA
- the pyrF gene encoding orotidine-5'-phosphate decarboxylase: protein MTSIHTSPMAQRLMVALDYPDDRAARQLMLSLEGIPCYMKVGMQLFYQAGPQFVRELKERGYSVFLDLKMHDIPNTVKGGANSITKLGVDMFNVHAAGGSTMMAAAMRGVEEALAADSALSRPLVIAVTQLTSTNLGTMNEEIGIPGSIEDAVIHYAKLASGAGLDGVVASPLEAQGIKDACGAHFRTVTPGIRPAGSAADDQSRTKTPGEAIAGGSDYIVVGRPITAAADPREAIIRILEEMTQ from the coding sequence ATGACTTCGATCCACACGTCGCCGATGGCGCAGCGGCTCATGGTCGCGCTCGATTATCCGGACGACCGGGCAGCGCGGCAGCTCATGCTGAGCCTGGAAGGCATTCCCTGCTATATGAAAGTGGGCATGCAGCTTTTTTATCAAGCGGGACCGCAGTTCGTACGCGAGCTCAAAGAGCGGGGATACTCGGTTTTTCTCGATTTGAAAATGCACGACATCCCGAATACGGTCAAAGGCGGCGCGAACAGCATCACGAAGCTCGGCGTCGACATGTTTAACGTGCACGCCGCAGGCGGATCGACCATGATGGCCGCCGCAATGCGGGGCGTGGAAGAAGCTTTGGCGGCGGATTCGGCGCTGAGCCGGCCGCTCGTGATCGCGGTCACGCAGCTGACGAGCACCAATCTAGGCACGATGAACGAAGAAATCGGCATCCCGGGCAGTATCGAAGACGCAGTCATCCACTACGCGAAGCTTGCGTCCGGCGCCGGCTTGGACGGCGTCGTGGCCAGCCCGCTCGAAGCGCAGGGCATCAAGGACGCCTGCGGCGCGCACTTCCGTACGGTAACGCCGGGTATCCGGCCTGCGGGCAGCGCGGCGGACGATCAATCGCGCACGAAGACGCCGGGCGAAGCGATCGCCGGCGGCAGCGACTATATCGTCGTCGGCCGGCCGATCACCGCCGCAGCCGATCCGAGAGAAGCGATCATTCGAATATTGGAGGAGATGACACAATGA
- the pyrE gene encoding orotate phosphoribosyltransferase, with protein MTTHTATEAKIAADLLNIGAVALSPDEPFTWTSGIQSPIYCDNRLTMAYPEVRERIADAFAELIRTQYPDAEVIAGTATAGIPHAAWVAQKLNLPMAYIRDKAKGHGKQNQIEGLIKAGQKVVVIEDLISTGGSSLKAALAVREAGAEPLAVLAIFSYQLDRATSAFAEENVPLATLSNYTALMQTALELGTIQESQVELLQSWRADPSAFGR; from the coding sequence ATGACGACTCATACGGCAACAGAAGCGAAAATTGCGGCAGACCTGCTGAACATCGGCGCGGTGGCCCTGAGCCCCGACGAACCTTTTACATGGACATCGGGTATCCAATCCCCGATCTACTGCGACAACCGCCTGACGATGGCGTACCCGGAAGTGCGCGAGCGGATCGCGGACGCTTTCGCCGAATTGATCCGGACGCAGTACCCGGACGCGGAAGTTATCGCCGGAACGGCGACGGCCGGCATTCCGCATGCGGCGTGGGTGGCGCAGAAGCTGAATCTGCCGATGGCATACATTCGCGACAAAGCGAAAGGCCACGGCAAGCAGAATCAGATCGAAGGACTGATCAAGGCAGGGCAGAAAGTCGTCGTGATCGAAGACTTGATCTCCACCGGCGGCAGTTCGCTCAAGGCGGCGCTGGCCGTGCGCGAAGCCGGAGCGGAACCGCTCGCCGTACTCGCGATTTTCAGCTATCAGCTGGACCGCGCGACTTCCGCTTTTGCCGAGGAGAACGTGCCGCTTGCGACGTTGTCCAACTATACGGCGCTGATGCAGACGGCGCTTGAGCTCGGCACGATTCAAGAAAGCCAGGTCGAGCTGCTCCAATCGTGGCGCGCGGACCCGTCGGCGTTCGGCCGCTGA
- a CDS encoding ABC transporter substrate-binding protein, giving the protein MKRLTRPYWTGMMTLLTGLLVLPGCFSENDLPKPTLHAEGAAGESAGNRGSGDTLRIGILTGEAGDRYYREAYTDVYEYMHPELDIQIVPAVDTSRYRYLDPDSEQYRPEVPLDELKKLTEGDDPVDVLILDPETLRAAASNGWTAPLAPYLAQTGASEQDFAPAVIGGLKELGGGELYALAPEYASSALYYNADWFERSGVKPPEDGMTWDEIFALARAASGENADKGHVYGLSFTQTLAEDPLWAIRLYTDPLGLSTFDSDKGEMTVNTPQWLDVWTKLADMAQQEAIPLNLRPNTDPDRYDPFGGDLFLGGQTAMTIADSSYASNLQTASRNAERIEGFDAFKWNTVTLPVHPGREGIGAGVKLGDTFSIVASSKKQAEAWAFIDFVTGERMQGMELHDPYRMPSRLSAIAQEAERHGYRSEAFTQLRPAEPIAEREEKAVQENPQLWQISDAGRQLFQRVLRGELPAKQGLEQWENEGRRWLKGPFAEDGTLALGEREFGQGLTGLYRPMLKSS; this is encoded by the coding sequence ATGAAGAGGTTGACCAGACCGTACTGGACGGGCATGATGACCCTACTTACGGGGCTGCTTGTGCTGCCGGGCTGTTTTTCGGAGAACGACCTGCCGAAGCCGACGCTGCATGCGGAAGGCGCTGCCGGCGAGTCCGCCGGCAATCGCGGAAGCGGCGATACGCTGCGGATCGGCATCTTGACCGGCGAAGCCGGAGATCGCTATTATCGCGAAGCCTACACGGACGTTTACGAATATATGCACCCCGAGCTCGATATACAGATCGTGCCTGCCGTCGACACGTCTCGCTACCGGTATCTCGATCCGGACTCGGAGCAGTATCGACCGGAAGTTCCATTGGATGAGCTTAAAAAGTTGACCGAAGGCGACGACCCGGTCGACGTGCTGATCCTCGATCCCGAGACGCTGCGCGCGGCCGCAAGTAACGGCTGGACCGCACCGCTGGCGCCTTATCTGGCGCAGACGGGCGCAAGCGAACAGGACTTCGCTCCGGCCGTCATCGGCGGACTCAAAGAGCTTGGCGGCGGCGAATTGTACGCGCTGGCGCCGGAGTATGCGTCGTCCGCGCTGTACTACAACGCCGACTGGTTCGAGCGCAGCGGGGTCAAGCCGCCGGAAGACGGCATGACGTGGGACGAGATCTTCGCGCTGGCCCGCGCGGCGAGCGGAGAAAATGCCGACAAAGGGCATGTGTACGGATTGTCTTTTACCCAGACACTCGCGGAAGATCCGCTCTGGGCGATCCGCCTGTACACCGATCCGCTCGGGCTGTCGACGTTCGATTCGGACAAAGGCGAGATGACCGTCAATACGCCGCAGTGGCTGGACGTCTGGACGAAGCTTGCCGATATGGCGCAGCAGGAAGCGATACCGCTCAATCTTCGCCCGAATACCGATCCGGACCGCTATGATCCGTTCGGCGGCGACCTGTTCCTCGGCGGACAGACGGCCATGACGATCGCGGACAGCAGCTACGCGTCGAACTTGCAGACGGCGTCGCGCAACGCGGAACGGATCGAAGGCTTCGACGCGTTCAAATGGAACACCGTGACGCTGCCGGTCCATCCCGGCCGGGAAGGGATCGGCGCCGGGGTCAAGCTCGGCGATACGTTCTCGATCGTCGCTTCGAGCAAGAAGCAGGCCGAGGCTTGGGCATTTATCGACTTCGTGACCGGCGAGCGGATGCAGGGCATGGAGCTGCATGATCCGTACCGGATGCCGAGCCGGCTGAGCGCGATCGCGCAGGAAGCGGAGCGTCACGGCTACCGGAGCGAAGCGTTCACGCAGCTGAGGCCCGCCGAGCCGATCGCCGAGCGCGAAGAGAAAGCCGTACAGGAAAATCCGCAGCTGTGGCAGATCAGCGACGCCGGCCGTCAGCTGTTCCAGCGCGTGCTGCGCGGCGAACTTCCGGCGAAGCAGGGACTGGAACAATGGGAGAACGAAGGCCGCCGCTGGCTCAAAGGTCCGTTCGCCGAAGACGGCACGCTTGCGCTTGGCGAGCGGGAGTTTGGACAAGGACTTACGGGCCTGTATAGACCGATGCTAAAAAGCTCTTGA
- a CDS encoding DUF2264 domain-containing protein encodes MVKSDGTRKAWVDTLLAIGDPILDALDQGELRQRLPTHFHPERARYACLEAFARLICGMAPWLELEGLEGEEEHLRARCQDSVLRGIAAATDPDSPDYMNFSDEGQPLVDAAFLAHALVRAPRALAGSLPEEVKTRLIAELRRTRRTVPPKTNWLLFSAMVEAALDLLGDADYDRMRIDLALHLHMDWYQGDGLYGDGPEFRWDYYNSFVIQPMLVDLVGRFRHLSPDYAKMEKTIRSRASRYASVLERMIAPGGTYPYIGRSLAYRCGAFQHLAQAALQHFLEDNLAPAQVRCALTAVIRRSLDAPGTFDAEGWLTPGVYGHQPELAEGYISVGSLYLCSTAFLPLGLAPDDPFWAEPDTHWTSAKIAAGARVGADTALYG; translated from the coding sequence ATGGTAAAATCGGACGGGACGCGCAAAGCCTGGGTCGATACGCTGCTTGCGATCGGCGATCCGATTCTGGACGCGTTGGATCAGGGCGAGCTCAGACAGCGCCTGCCGACACACTTCCATCCCGAACGCGCCCGCTATGCGTGCCTGGAAGCGTTCGCGCGGCTCATCTGCGGCATGGCGCCGTGGCTGGAGCTTGAAGGGCTGGAAGGCGAGGAGGAGCACTTGAGGGCGCGCTGCCAGGACTCGGTACTTCGGGGCATCGCCGCCGCGACCGATCCGGACTCGCCGGACTACATGAACTTCTCGGACGAAGGCCAGCCGCTGGTCGATGCCGCTTTTCTCGCCCATGCGCTTGTACGGGCGCCGCGCGCGCTTGCGGGGAGTCTGCCGGAAGAGGTCAAGACGAGGCTGATCGCGGAGCTTCGCCGCACACGGCGGACCGTTCCGCCCAAGACGAACTGGCTGCTGTTCAGCGCGATGGTGGAAGCGGCGCTGGATCTGCTCGGCGACGCGGACTACGACCGCATGCGGATCGATCTGGCGCTGCATCTGCATATGGACTGGTATCAGGGCGACGGACTGTACGGAGACGGGCCGGAGTTTCGCTGGGATTATTACAACAGCTTCGTGATCCAGCCCATGCTGGTCGATCTGGTAGGGAGGTTCCGGCATCTTTCGCCCGATTATGCCAAAATGGAGAAGACGATCCGGTCCCGGGCATCGCGTTATGCGTCCGTACTGGAGCGGATGATCGCGCCCGGCGGCACGTATCCGTATATCGGGCGTTCGCTTGCGTATCGATGCGGGGCGTTCCAGCATTTGGCACAGGCTGCGCTGCAGCATTTTCTGGAAGACAATTTGGCTCCGGCTCAAGTGCGCTGCGCGCTCACCGCCGTTATTCGGCGCAGTCTGGACGCGCCCGGCACGTTCGACGCGGAAGGCTGGCTGACGCCCGGCGTGTACGGACATCAGCCGGAGCTTGCGGAAGGGTATATCAGCGTAGGCAGCTTGTATCTGTGTTCGACCGCGTTTCTGCCGCTGGGACTTGCGCCGGACGATCCGTTCTGGGCGGAGCCGGATACCCACTGGACGTCGGCGAAGATTGCGGCGGGAGCACGCGTCGGCGCGGATACGGCGCTGTACGGCTGA
- a CDS encoding FMN-dependent NADH-azoreductase — translation MSHVLFIKANNRPADQSATVKLYESFVQSYRAAHPDDIITELNLFEADLPYYDNDMMSGLFKAAQGMEATAEEQRLAGLANTYLDQFLGADKVMFAFPLWNFTIPAQLLTYLFYLNQAGKTFKYTAEGPVGLVTDKKVALLQARGGVYSVEPMSGMEMSLNYVKNTLGFWGIRNPEVVVLEGHNQFPDRAASIIEEGVKQAADLAAKF, via the coding sequence ATGTCCCACGTTCTCTTCATTAAAGCAAACAACCGTCCGGCCGACCAATCGGCCACTGTCAAGCTGTACGAAAGCTTCGTGCAAAGCTACAGAGCCGCTCACCCGGATGATATCATTACCGAATTGAACCTGTTCGAAGCGGATCTTCCTTACTACGATAACGATATGATGAGCGGATTGTTCAAAGCGGCTCAAGGCATGGAAGCGACTGCGGAAGAACAGCGCCTGGCCGGTCTGGCCAACACGTATCTGGATCAATTCCTCGGCGCGGACAAAGTCATGTTCGCTTTCCCGCTCTGGAACTTCACGATTCCGGCTCAACTGCTGACTTACCTGTTCTACCTGAACCAAGCGGGCAAGACGTTCAAATACACCGCTGAAGGTCCGGTAGGTCTCGTAACCGACAAGAAAGTCGCTCTGCTGCAAGCCCGCGGCGGCGTGTACTCCGTAGAACCGATGAGCGGCATGGAAATGTCCCTCAACTACGTGAAGAACACCCTCGGCTTCTGGGGCATCCGCAATCCGGAAGTGGTCGTTCTCGAAGGACACAACCAATTCCCGGACCGCGCCGCTTCGATCATCGAAGAAGGCGTCAAGCAAGCGGCCGACCTGGCTGCCAAATTCTAA
- a CDS encoding glycoside hydrolase family 88 protein: MQPSNDKHAAIGEHRDWLDSTLDKLKVKMSAECARIGSGIPYIPANGRYEDWGVRDIYWWTNGFWPGMLWQMHKATGETAYRAAAEEVEERLDEALLGFDGLHHDVGFMWLHTAVANYRLTGSARSRSRGLQAASVLAGRYNPAGRFLRAWNDEPGNNRAGWMIVDCLMNVPLLYWASEETQDPRYRDIAIAHVDTVLRTTLRADGSANHIVILDPVDGTVLDKPGGQGFAEGSSWSRGQAWALYGMALSHRHTRKSEYLDAAKRIAHYFIANAAMTGYVPLADFRAPAEPVVHDTTAAACAACGLLELAEAVDEHERRLYVEAAIRMLRASEQKFANWAPGEDGILGGGTVAYFSEEREVPIIYGDYFFIEGVLRLSGQDRHLW, translated from the coding sequence ATGCAACCATCTAACGACAAGCACGCGGCAATCGGCGAACACCGGGACTGGCTGGACTCGACGCTGGACAAATTGAAGGTGAAAATGTCGGCGGAATGCGCCCGGATCGGCAGCGGCATCCCGTATATTCCGGCGAACGGACGTTACGAAGACTGGGGCGTTCGGGACATCTACTGGTGGACGAACGGCTTCTGGCCGGGCATGCTGTGGCAGATGCACAAGGCGACGGGAGAAACGGCTTACCGTGCGGCGGCGGAGGAAGTGGAGGAGCGGCTCGACGAGGCGCTGCTCGGCTTCGACGGACTGCACCACGACGTAGGCTTTATGTGGCTGCACACGGCGGTCGCCAACTACCGGCTGACCGGCAGCGCCCGTTCCCGGAGCCGGGGACTGCAGGCGGCCAGCGTGCTCGCGGGACGCTACAATCCGGCGGGACGGTTTCTGCGGGCGTGGAACGACGAGCCGGGCAACAACCGCGCGGGCTGGATGATCGTTGACTGCCTGATGAACGTGCCGCTGCTGTATTGGGCGAGCGAAGAGACGCAGGACCCGAGATACCGGGACATCGCGATCGCGCATGTCGACACGGTGCTGCGCACGACGCTGCGGGCGGACGGTTCTGCGAACCATATCGTGATCCTCGATCCAGTCGACGGCACCGTACTGGACAAGCCGGGCGGCCAGGGCTTTGCCGAAGGTTCGTCGTGGAGCCGCGGGCAGGCCTGGGCGCTGTACGGCATGGCGTTGAGCCACAGGCATACGCGCAAAAGCGAATATTTGGACGCCGCGAAGCGGATCGCGCACTATTTTATCGCCAATGCCGCCATGACCGGTTACGTGCCGCTGGCCGACTTCCGCGCGCCGGCGGAGCCGGTCGTACACGATACGACGGCGGCGGCCTGCGCGGCCTGCGGCCTGCTGGAGCTTGCCGAAGCCGTGGACGAGCATGAACGCCGGCTGTACGTCGAGGCCGCGATTCGCATGCTGCGGGCTTCGGAGCAGAAATTCGCCAACTGGGCGCCGGGCGAGGACGGTATCCTCGGAGGCGGGACAGTGGCGTATTTCAGCGAAGAGCGCGAAGTTCCGATCATCTACGGCGATTATTTCTTCATCGAAGGCGTGCTTCGGCTGTCGGGGCAGGATCGGCATCTATGGTAA